One stretch of Pseudomonas azotoformans DNA includes these proteins:
- a CDS encoding GGDEF domain-containing protein: protein MSIDPPSQPDSDVYKTLLESTKAIPWRIDWQSMTFSYIGPQIEGLLGWTPQSWVTVDDWVERMHPDDREYVVNFCVSQSRAGVDHEADYRALTVNGDYVWIRDVVHVVRKDGEVEALIGFMFDISERKKTEEHLVRLQKQLEEYSYQDGLTGIANRRMFDTVLEREWASAQRSQLPLSLIILDIDFFKQYNDHYGHIKGDECLRQVAHTLSQAANRPRDFIARIGGEEFVWLLPETDAQSARQVAQRCLHLIRQQQIEHGYSAVSSLLTLSLGVGTRIVKPDTPMLEFVEEVDKLLYQAKRNGRMRAEFADGEG, encoded by the coding sequence ATGAGCATCGACCCTCCGAGCCAGCCCGACAGCGATGTGTACAAAACCTTGCTGGAGTCGACCAAGGCCATCCCCTGGCGTATCGATTGGCAGAGCATGACCTTCAGCTATATCGGCCCGCAGATCGAGGGGTTGCTCGGATGGACCCCACAAAGTTGGGTCACCGTAGACGACTGGGTCGAGCGCATGCACCCGGACGACCGTGAATACGTGGTGAATTTCTGCGTATCCCAGTCCCGCGCCGGGGTCGATCACGAAGCGGATTACCGGGCGCTGACGGTGAATGGCGACTACGTGTGGATCCGCGATGTGGTGCACGTGGTGCGCAAGGACGGCGAGGTCGAGGCGCTGATCGGTTTCATGTTCGATATCAGCGAGCGCAAGAAGACCGAAGAGCACCTGGTGCGCCTGCAGAAACAACTCGAGGAATACTCCTATCAGGATGGCCTGACCGGCATCGCCAACCGCCGCATGTTCGACACCGTGCTGGAACGGGAATGGGCCAGCGCCCAGCGCAGCCAGTTGCCACTGTCGTTGATCATTCTGGATATCGATTTTTTCAAGCAGTACAACGACCACTACGGCCATATCAAAGGCGATGAGTGCCTGCGCCAGGTGGCGCACACCTTGTCCCAGGCGGCCAATCGGCCACGGGATTTCATTGCGCGCATCGGCGGCGAGGAGTTTGTGTGGTTGCTGCCGGAAACCGATGCGCAATCGGCCAGGCAGGTGGCGCAACGCTGTCTGCACCTGATCCGCCAGCAACAGATCGAGCATGGTTATTCGGCGGTATCGAGCCTGCTGACCCTGAGCCTGGGCGTGGGTACACGTATCGTAAAACCTGATACACCGATGCTGGAGTTCGTCGAAGAGGTCGACAAATTGCTGTACCAGGCCAAACGCAATGGACGAATGCGCGCGGAGTTCGCCGACGGTGAAGGTTGA
- a CDS encoding DUF1652 domain-containing protein — MISIIEFNRIMASGFLPLACDCTLNSDGSLRITVFEPVSGRVDLLLTGVSPDGLDSIRSISNLIGELRTEIKAGRRGFAAVG, encoded by the coding sequence ATGATTTCAATCATTGAATTCAATCGCATCATGGCTTCGGGTTTCCTGCCGCTGGCGTGCGATTGCACCTTGAACAGCGACGGTTCGTTGCGCATCACTGTCTTCGAACCGGTGTCCGGCCGGGTCGACCTGCTGCTGACCGGGGTCTCCCCCGACGGTTTGGACAGCATCCGTTCCATCTCAAACCTGATTGGTGAGTTGCGTACCGAGATCAAGGCCGGGCGTCGCGGGTTTGCTGCGGTGGGTTAG